GCGCGTGTCCTGGGCACGCTGCTCAATTCCGTCAAGATGGAAAGCATGTACGGCAGCTATTACTACTATTACCACTACCACTACTACACCCACAACACCAACGGCAAGCTGCCGAAGCAACAGCGCAAGCTGCTGGCGTGGCCGTGGGCCTAGGCTGGTCATAGGTCGAAGATCGTAGGTCGTAGGTAGCGGATCGTAGGTCGAAAGTTGGAGACCAGCTCAAATCATTGACAAGCAGGCAATCGCGACCCATCACCAACCACCTACAGACTGCAGACTATTTCCGATAACCATGCAAACATCGACTCTACAAAACCTGACACGACACTGGTACGCGCTCTATACCCGGCCGAATTTTGAGAAGCGCGTGGACCGTGAACTGCGGCGCATGGGCTTGCACGCGTATCTGCCGCTGCGGCCGGTGTTGCGGCAGTGGAGTGACCGCAAGAAGTGGATCGAGTCGCCGCTGTTCTCCTGCTACGTCTTCGTGCAAGCCGATGCCAAAGAACGGCTGCTCTCGCTCACGCCGGAAGGGGTGGTGCGCATGCTCGGCCAGCACGGCCAGCCCTCGATCATTCCCGAATATGAAATTGCCACGGTGCGCAAGATGCTGGCAAATGATCTCGATCCCGAGCCGATTCCGCATCTCGTGCCAGGCGATGTGCTGGAAATCACCACCGGCCCGCTCGCCGGTTTGCGCGGGGTTTTGCGCTCGCTGCAGGGTCAGCAGCGCTTCATCATCGCCTTCGAGTCCATAGGCCAGTCGCTGGCCATCAACATCGATCCGCGCCAACTGCGCAAGCTCACGGCCGGCCAGGCACAGTGGGCGGGGCAGGGCCGGGCAGGGCAATCCGCCGGACACGTGCGCGAATGGAACGCACGCTGACCGCATCCACGCGCGTGGTCGCCGCCCCCGAGCAGATCTTCTCCGATCTCGGTGGCGAGATCGTGATCCTGAACGTGGCCTCCGGCGTCTATCATGGCTTGGATGAGGTCGGCGCCCGCATTTGGCACCTGCTGCAGCAGCCCATCACCGTCGCTGAACTGCACGCCACCATTCTGGCGGAATTTGAGGTCGAAGCTGAGCAGTGCCGCCAGGATATTCTGCAATTGTTGCATGAGTTGCTCGATGCCGGTCTGATCAATCTCGTCGATGCTCCCTCTGCCTAAATTCCTGCGCGGGCCGCGGGCAAAACGAATTCTCTGGCTGCAGACTTTCGCGCTGCTCTG
This genomic stretch from bacterium harbors:
- a CDS encoding UpxY family transcription antiterminator, whose translation is MQTSTLQNLTRHWYALYTRPNFEKRVDRELRRMGLHAYLPLRPVLRQWSDRKKWIESPLFSCYVFVQADAKERLLSLTPEGVVRMLGQHGQPSIIPEYEIATVRKMLANDLDPEPIPHLVPGDVLEITTGPLAGLRGVLRSLQGQQRFIIAFESIGQSLAINIDPRQLRKLTAGQAQWAGQGRAGQSAGHVREWNAR
- a CDS encoding lasso peptide biosynthesis PqqD family chaperone, translated to MERTLTASTRVVAAPEQIFSDLGGEIVILNVASGVYHGLDEVGARIWHLLQQPITVAELHATILAEFEVEAEQCRQDILQLLHELLDAGLINLVDAPSA